A genome region from Nocardia sp. NBC_00565 includes the following:
- a CDS encoding Rieske (2Fe-2S) protein, producing MTNQIKVCPIADLPPGTVTGAGPYAVGNIDGEYFAVTRRCRHLRADLAGGSIENGRLVCPWHQAAYDVQSGHMVRGPQQIFAKIPGLGTIFETLTKVWPLGRGTVSISEEDIMVE from the coding sequence ATGACAAATCAGATCAAGGTGTGCCCGATCGCCGACCTTCCCCCTGGGACCGTGACCGGTGCGGGCCCGTACGCCGTCGGAAACATCGACGGCGAATACTTCGCGGTCACGCGTCGATGCCGGCATCTGCGGGCCGATCTCGCGGGTGGGTCGATCGAGAACGGCCGACTCGTCTGTCCGTGGCATCAGGCGGCCTACGACGTACAGAGTGGGCACATGGTTCGCGGACCGCAACAGATCTTCGCGAAGATCCCCGGGCTCGGCACGATATTCGAGACGCTGACCAAGGTGTGGCCACTCGGACGTGGCACGGTGTCGATTTCGGAGGAGGACATCATGGTCGAATAG
- a CDS encoding FAD binding domain-containing protein, translating to MDLNTITDIVRRPSDRPGAAWRNGDAWLAGGTWLFSTEQPDLRRLIDLTALGWDSLVPSADGLEIGATCTIGELNAFAPPSDWPAGALFSTCCEAFLSSFKVWNAATVGGNICLSLPAGPMITLTVALEATYTVWAADGSERTIDAVDFVIGDHRNVLAPGEILRRVDIPVSALRKRYAYRRFTLTRLGRSTLFMIATQSPGTADLMLTITAGTTRPVRLAFDRMPGAEALRQRIDALPDDLWFSDPNGKPDHRHHLAGHFAEEIRVELTEGGPG from the coding sequence TTGGATCTCAATACGATCACCGATATCGTTCGGCGACCGTCCGACCGACCGGGCGCGGCCTGGCGCAACGGTGACGCCTGGCTGGCCGGGGGAACGTGGTTGTTCTCGACCGAGCAGCCGGATCTGCGCCGTCTGATCGATCTCACCGCACTCGGCTGGGACAGCCTGGTGCCGAGCGCCGACGGTCTCGAGATCGGCGCGACGTGCACCATCGGTGAACTGAATGCCTTTGCGCCGCCGAGTGACTGGCCCGCCGGCGCCCTGTTCAGCACGTGCTGCGAGGCGTTCCTGTCATCGTTCAAGGTGTGGAACGCGGCGACGGTGGGCGGCAATATCTGCCTGTCGCTGCCCGCGGGCCCGATGATCACGCTGACGGTCGCGCTCGAAGCCACATATACCGTGTGGGCCGCCGATGGTTCCGAGCGCACGATCGATGCCGTCGATTTCGTCATCGGCGACCACCGCAACGTCCTCGCGCCCGGCGAGATCCTGCGGCGCGTCGACATCCCGGTCTCCGCGCTGCGCAAGCGTTACGCGTACCGGCGCTTCACCCTGACGCGGCTGGGCCGCTCGACACTGTTCATGATCGCCACCCAGTCGCCGGGGACCGCGGACCTGATGCTCACCATCACGGCGGGCACCACCCGTCCGGTGCGCTTGGCGTTCGACCGGATGCCCGGCGCCGAGGCGCTGCGGCAGCGCATCGATGCCCTACCCGATGATCTGTGGTTCAGCGATCCGAACGGCAAACCCGACCACCGGCACCACCTGGCCGGGCACTTCGCCGAGGAGATCCGCGTCGAGCTCACTGAAGGCGGTCCCGGGTGA
- a CDS encoding molybdopterin-dependent oxidoreductase, with translation MTYTVNGATFEDEPNPGQCLRTFLRSLGQHGVKKGCDAGDCGACTVWLDGDPVHSCITPAFRAEGCAVTTIEGLGSPTDLHPMQRQFRDAPGFQCGFCTAGMIMTTVALTDAQKRDLSRALKGNLCRCTGYRAIEDAVHGVAEIEVALPGRAVGTSVGAPAGTEVVTGRAEFTMDTAIEGMLHLKVLRSPHAHARIISIDTTAALAVPGVHRAYTWEDVPRKRFTTAIHTDHLVDPSDTYILDNVVRFVGQRVVAVVADTVGAAEAGCREVIVEYEVLPAVFDPEAAMADGAPQLHGSHDPFVRDPEHNILLEIHGHVGDVEAGFAEADVIHEGTYFSPRVQHAHLETHGSIAWLDDGRLHVRTSSQSPSIAKDKLSYLFDLRPDQLRVFCQRVGGAFGGKQEVITEDLVALATLDTGWPVCFEFTREEEFTTASPRHPMSLTVKLGARADGTLTAIQVRNVSNTGAYGNHGGETLFAGGTAVATYRCPNKKFDAYSVYTNTVPSGALRGYGMTQPAFAMESAMHELAVALDMDPLELRRRNIVRPGDALVAFDDGPDDVMFSEEGLGRCIDLVDEALRRNTAEPPPGGGWLIGTGTASSLHETAPPTDHLSAAWLTLDDDGSYELAVGTVEFGEGTSTAHVQIAANQLGTTPSRVRLVQSDTDRTGFDTGAFASAGLFVSGNAVLRAADALRDRILFLAAEYAGVDIASCAMDDTEVVCGDRRISLSELIEVARRRGIRLTEARKAFGSPRSVVFNTHGFRIAVHRMTGEIRILYSVHATDAGLLINPAQVRGQIEGGVAQGIGFALTENFHVDENGVMVNPNLRNYRIPTYADIPRTEVLTVDSADSVGAMRSKGMAECCINPVAPALANALENATGIRYRALPLTPERIYRRLIANAPVPTRSEP, from the coding sequence GTGACGTACACCGTGAACGGCGCCACCTTCGAGGACGAGCCGAATCCCGGTCAATGCCTACGCACATTCCTGCGCTCGCTCGGCCAGCACGGTGTCAAGAAGGGATGCGACGCAGGCGATTGCGGCGCCTGCACGGTGTGGCTGGACGGCGATCCCGTGCACAGCTGCATCACGCCCGCGTTCCGCGCCGAGGGATGTGCGGTCACGACGATCGAGGGTCTGGGTTCGCCAACGGACCTGCACCCGATGCAGCGGCAGTTCCGCGACGCTCCCGGCTTCCAGTGCGGCTTCTGCACCGCGGGCATGATCATGACCACGGTGGCGCTCACGGACGCCCAGAAGCGAGATCTGTCGCGTGCGCTGAAGGGCAACCTCTGCCGCTGCACCGGCTACCGGGCGATCGAAGATGCGGTGCACGGTGTCGCCGAGATCGAGGTCGCGCTGCCGGGTCGGGCCGTCGGCACCAGCGTCGGCGCTCCGGCGGGCACCGAGGTGGTGACGGGTCGCGCCGAATTCACCATGGACACCGCGATCGAGGGCATGTTGCATCTGAAGGTGCTGCGCTCGCCGCACGCCCATGCCCGCATCATCTCGATCGACACCACCGCGGCGCTCGCGGTTCCCGGTGTGCATCGCGCGTACACCTGGGAGGATGTGCCGCGCAAGCGGTTCACGACCGCGATACACACCGATCACCTCGTCGATCCCAGCGATACCTACATCCTCGACAACGTGGTGCGCTTCGTCGGTCAGCGAGTGGTCGCGGTGGTGGCCGACACCGTCGGGGCCGCGGAAGCGGGTTGCCGCGAGGTGATCGTCGAGTACGAGGTGCTGCCCGCGGTCTTCGACCCGGAAGCGGCGATGGCCGACGGCGCTCCCCAACTGCACGGCTCGCACGACCCCTTTGTGCGGGATCCCGAGCACAACATCCTGCTCGAGATCCACGGGCATGTCGGTGATGTCGAGGCGGGATTCGCCGAGGCCGACGTGATCCACGAGGGCACCTATTTCTCGCCGCGCGTGCAGCATGCGCATCTCGAGACGCACGGATCGATCGCGTGGCTCGACGACGGTCGCCTGCACGTTCGCACCAGCTCCCAATCCCCGTCGATCGCCAAGGACAAGCTCAGCTACCTCTTCGACCTGCGTCCGGATCAGCTGCGCGTGTTCTGTCAGCGGGTCGGCGGCGCGTTCGGCGGCAAGCAGGAGGTCATCACCGAGGATTTGGTCGCCCTTGCCACATTGGACACCGGCTGGCCGGTGTGTTTCGAGTTCACCCGCGAAGAGGAGTTCACGACCGCCTCGCCGCGCCATCCGATGTCGCTGACGGTCAAACTCGGCGCACGCGCCGATGGCACGCTCACCGCGATCCAGGTCCGCAATGTGTCGAATACCGGCGCATACGGAAACCACGGCGGCGAGACACTGTTCGCCGGTGGGACCGCCGTCGCGACCTACCGCTGCCCCAACAAGAAGTTCGACGCCTATTCGGTCTATACGAACACGGTGCCCAGCGGCGCGCTGCGCGGTTACGGCATGACCCAGCCCGCGTTCGCGATGGAGTCCGCCATGCACGAGCTGGCGGTCGCGCTCGATATGGATCCGCTCGAGCTGCGGCGGCGCAATATCGTGCGTCCCGGAGATGCCCTCGTAGCATTCGACGACGGCCCGGACGACGTCATGTTCAGCGAGGAGGGCCTCGGCCGCTGCATCGATCTCGTCGATGAAGCACTGCGGCGCAACACCGCCGAGCCGCCACCGGGAGGCGGGTGGCTCATCGGCACCGGCACCGCCAGCTCGCTGCACGAGACCGCGCCCCCGACCGACCATCTCTCCGCGGCCTGGCTGACCCTCGATGACGACGGCAGCTACGAATTAGCCGTCGGCACCGTCGAATTCGGCGAGGGCACCTCGACCGCGCACGTGCAGATCGCGGCCAACCAACTCGGCACCACGCCGTCACGGGTGCGCCTGGTGCAATCCGATACCGACCGGACGGGCTTCGATACCGGCGCGTTCGCCAGCGCCGGACTCTTCGTCTCCGGGAACGCGGTGCTGCGGGCAGCCGACGCCCTGCGCGATCGCATCCTGTTTCTGGCGGCCGAATATGCGGGCGTCGATATCGCTTCGTGCGCGATGGACGACACCGAGGTCGTCTGCGGTGACCGCCGCATATCGCTGTCGGAGCTGATCGAGGTGGCGCGCCGACGCGGCATCCGATTGACCGAGGCCCGCAAGGCATTCGGGTCGCCGCGCAGCGTCGTCTTCAACACCCACGGCTTCCGGATCGCAGTGCACCGGATGACGGGGGAGATCCGCATCCTCTACAGCGTGCACGCCACCGATGCCGGACTCCTCATCAACCCGGCGCAGGTGCGCGGCCAGATCGAGGGTGGCGTCGCGCAGGGCATCGGCTTCGCACTGACCGAGAACTTCCACGTCGACGAGAACGGCGTCATGGTCAACCCGAACCTGCGCAACTACCGCATCCCGACCTACGCCGATATTCCCCGCACCGAAGTACTGACGGTCGACTCCGCCGATTCCGTCGGGGCGATGCGCTCGAAAGGTATGGCGGAGTGCTGTATCAACCCGGTGGCACCGGCGCTGGCCAACGCGCTCGAGAATGCGACGGGGATCCGATACCGCGCGCTGCCGCTCACTCCAGAGCGCATCTATCGGCGGCTCATCGCGAACGCACCGGTTCCGACGCGATCCGAGCCGTGA
- a CDS encoding antibiotic biosynthesis monooxygenase has protein sequence MDAGKRTDTAATVIIGQQVRPGFEKAFKTWQEDLNAAASGHAGFIGAEIVAPTAVQREWIVVYRFDSVGHLQDWINSAIRQEFLDRGQQYFDGPATQQVISGGTRPVDPLVTVVVTHRVTPESVADFLAWQAHLSQEEAKFEGFRGSELFRPIEGVQDEWTALYRFDTAANLATWLTSTRREELLAEGEKFSDFELRTIENSFGSWFAFDEHGTETAAPSDTKTAVAVWVGLYPTVVLLTLALSPLQMPLWLGLLIGNLLSSFVMTFLTMPYYVNRLLRRWLWPPSDALAAKTNLQGIAVVAALNLVWVVIFYVVTTQLWTLP, from the coding sequence ATGGACGCCGGGAAGCGTACCGACACTGCGGCGACGGTCATCATCGGCCAGCAGGTGCGCCCAGGGTTCGAGAAAGCCTTCAAGACCTGGCAGGAGGACCTGAACGCCGCGGCCTCGGGCCATGCCGGATTCATCGGCGCCGAGATCGTCGCCCCCACCGCTGTGCAGCGGGAGTGGATCGTGGTCTACCGCTTCGACTCCGTCGGTCATCTGCAGGACTGGATCAACAGCGCCATCCGTCAGGAGTTCCTGGACCGCGGGCAGCAATACTTCGACGGTCCCGCCACCCAGCAGGTCATCAGCGGCGGCACGCGGCCCGTGGATCCTCTCGTGACGGTCGTGGTCACCCATCGCGTGACTCCCGAGAGCGTCGCGGATTTCCTTGCGTGGCAGGCTCATTTGAGCCAGGAGGAGGCAAAATTCGAAGGCTTCCGCGGTTCCGAGCTGTTCCGCCCCATCGAGGGTGTTCAGGACGAGTGGACCGCGCTCTACCGCTTCGATACCGCGGCGAATCTGGCCACGTGGCTCACCTCGACGCGGCGCGAGGAGCTCCTCGCCGAGGGCGAGAAGTTCAGCGACTTCGAATTGCGTACCATCGAGAACTCTTTCGGCAGCTGGTTCGCCTTCGACGAGCACGGCACCGAGACCGCCGCTCCGTCGGATACCAAGACCGCCGTAGCGGTATGGGTCGGCCTCTACCCGACCGTCGTGCTGCTCACCCTCGCATTGTCACCGTTGCAGATGCCGCTCTGGCTGGGGTTGCTCATCGGCAACCTGCTGTCCAGCTTCGTGATGACTTTCCTCACGATGCCGTACTACGTGAACCGGCTGCTGCGGCGGTGGCTGTGGCCGCCCTCGGATGCGCTGGCCGCCAAGACGAACCTCCAGGGCATCGCCGTGGTCGCCGCACTCAACCTGGTCTGGGTCGTCATCTTCTACGTGGTGACGACCCAGCTCTGGACGCTGCCCTGA
- a CDS encoding ATP-grasp domain-containing protein → MTDFSSTEGSTVHLRQAVELLTGRTPAVVDARHFYDDAPVAAQLHGTTLTLQAPGTGRDLRPSVIVIYEIPPADRCRFTRFQALLGRSTTVSFGDQRSWRSATDKHEMVGKFTEAAIPQMDSVLLDNPGHTGAMDAFRRLGGDVWARPAVGFGGRDVFHLTSPQHLAAATRHFSSIGGRWLLTQDARNIDAQGRRHQYRVVVLGERILRVCEHVQHNPDAPCNEAQGAVSTVLPVDALPRHLLDLAVKATRALGLPFGGVDLAAENGGVVFEVNVHPVLDVPHGYHTVTVPFVHAHLNRHPHYPTVGTGSLTTGNEEV, encoded by the coding sequence ATGACCGATTTCAGTTCGACCGAAGGCAGTACCGTTCACCTGCGGCAGGCCGTGGAGCTGCTGACCGGACGAACCCCGGCGGTGGTGGATGCCCGGCACTTCTACGATGACGCCCCGGTTGCGGCACAGCTGCATGGAACGACATTGACGTTGCAGGCGCCCGGCACAGGAAGAGACCTTCGCCCCTCGGTGATCGTCATCTACGAGATCCCGCCCGCGGATCGATGCCGGTTCACGCGCTTCCAAGCGCTCCTCGGCCGCAGCACGACCGTCAGCTTCGGCGACCAGCGGTCGTGGCGAAGCGCCACCGACAAACACGAGATGGTCGGCAAGTTCACCGAAGCCGCTATCCCCCAAATGGATTCGGTCCTGCTGGACAACCCGGGTCATACCGGAGCAATGGACGCTTTTCGACGGCTCGGAGGTGACGTGTGGGCCAGGCCCGCCGTCGGCTTCGGCGGTCGAGACGTCTTCCACCTCACCTCCCCGCAGCACCTGGCGGCCGCCACGCGGCATTTCTCGAGCATCGGTGGTCGCTGGCTGCTCACCCAGGACGCACGCAATATCGACGCGCAGGGCAGACGTCACCAGTACCGGGTCGTCGTCCTGGGCGAACGGATACTGCGTGTCTGCGAACACGTTCAACACAACCCCGACGCACCCTGCAACGAGGCGCAGGGCGCCGTCTCCACCGTGCTGCCCGTCGACGCCCTACCCCGGCACCTGCTCGACCTCGCGGTGAAAGCCACTCGCGCACTGGGCCTTCCATTCGGCGGAGTCGACCTGGCCGCCGAGAACGGCGGCGTGGTCTTCGAGGTCAACGTGCACCCGGTCCTGGACGTGCCGCACGGATACCACACCGTCACAGTCCCATTCGTCCACGCACACCTGAACCGCCACCCCCACTACCCAACCGTCGGCACCGGTTCGCTGACCACGGGGAATGAAGAAGTCTGA
- a CDS encoding cytochrome c oxidase assembly protein, whose product MSSLQDPPIAPDLEAGNSGPGATFVTLTALAGAIAAVVAAMIVGLSAAQALTLLGIPDPGPLTTYGLPAIRALADLAAALTVGSLLFAAFLVPPQANGLLDVGGYRAVRRASNFALGWACCAALLIPLTVSDTTGQPVSQVWRPEQLWRAIGQVELAQAWRTTVIFALIVAVGCRLALRWGWTPVLFGGAIVTMMPLALTGHSSAGGAHDLATNSLILHLVSAAVWVGGLFAVLAYAMRGGAHTDVAARRFSLTASIAFVVIGVSGVINSWVRVPWSDLFTTTYGRLVIAKACALAVLGVFGYLQRRASLPGLAANPRDRAALIRFGGAEVLVFAATMGLAVGLGRTPPPPPTSVPTPAEVELGYNLDGPPTTSGLLFDWRFDLIFGTLAIVLAVLYLIGVRRLRARGDAWPVGRTIAWLSACAILLFATSSGVGRYSPAVFSVHMGQHMALSMLAPILFALGGAVTLALRALPAAGRTGIPGPREWILAAVHNPVSRFLTHPIVASVIFVGGFYALYMGGIYDASVDSHAAHLMMNLHFLLSGYLFYWVVIGIDPKPRQVQPLTKLGMVFGSLPFHAFFGIALMSMTTVMGGWFFRSLALGWNNDLLGDQRTGGSLAWASGELPLVVVMLALLIQWSRSDAKLAKRTDRAADRDHDADLAAHNAMFAELAKRDRGIRH is encoded by the coding sequence ATGTCGTCACTGCAGGACCCGCCCATTGCCCCTGATCTCGAAGCGGGGAACTCGGGTCCCGGAGCGACCTTCGTCACACTGACCGCGCTGGCCGGAGCGATCGCGGCGGTGGTCGCGGCGATGATCGTCGGCCTCTCGGCGGCGCAGGCGCTGACCCTGCTCGGCATACCCGATCCTGGACCGCTGACCACCTACGGCCTGCCCGCCATCCGGGCACTCGCGGATCTTGCCGCGGCACTGACCGTCGGCTCGTTGCTGTTCGCCGCATTCCTGGTGCCGCCGCAGGCGAACGGTCTGCTCGATGTCGGGGGGTACCGCGCGGTCCGGCGCGCCTCGAACTTCGCCCTGGGCTGGGCCTGCTGCGCGGCGCTGCTCATCCCGTTGACGGTGTCGGACACCACCGGGCAGCCGGTGAGCCAGGTTTGGCGGCCGGAACAACTCTGGCGTGCGATCGGCCAGGTGGAGCTGGCTCAGGCGTGGCGCACCACGGTGATCTTCGCGCTGATCGTCGCGGTGGGCTGCCGACTTGCGCTGCGCTGGGGGTGGACCCCGGTGCTGTTCGGCGGTGCGATCGTGACCATGATGCCGCTGGCGCTCACCGGCCACTCGTCGGCCGGCGGCGCGCATGATCTGGCGACCAACAGCCTGATCCTGCACCTGGTTTCGGCCGCGGTGTGGGTCGGTGGATTGTTCGCGGTGTTGGCGTACGCGATGCGCGGGGGCGCGCATACCGATGTCGCGGCCCGGCGGTTCTCACTCACCGCCAGTATCGCCTTCGTGGTGATCGGCGTCAGCGGTGTGATCAATTCTTGGGTGCGGGTGCCGTGGAGTGATCTGTTCACCACCACCTACGGCCGACTGGTGATCGCCAAGGCGTGTGCGCTTGCGGTGCTCGGCGTGTTCGGATATTTGCAACGCCGCGCCAGCCTGCCGGGCCTTGCCGCGAACCCGCGGGACCGCGCCGCGCTCATCCGATTCGGTGGTGCGGAGGTGCTGGTCTTCGCGGCCACCATGGGCCTGGCCGTCGGGTTGGGGCGAACGCCGCCGCCACCGCCGACGAGCGTGCCGACACCCGCCGAGGTCGAGCTCGGCTACAACCTCGACGGCCCGCCGACGACGTCGGGATTACTGTTCGACTGGCGCTTCGATTTGATCTTCGGCACGCTTGCCATCGTGCTTGCGGTGCTGTATCTGATCGGGGTTCGGCGGTTGCGCGCGCGTGGCGACGCGTGGCCGGTCGGGCGGACCATCGCCTGGTTGTCGGCCTGTGCGATCCTGCTGTTCGCCACCTCGTCCGGGGTCGGGCGGTATTCGCCGGCGGTCTTCAGTGTGCACATGGGGCAGCACATGGCGCTGTCGATGCTGGCGCCCATCCTGTTCGCGCTCGGCGGGGCGGTCACGCTGGCGCTGCGGGCCTTGCCAGCGGCCGGACGCACCGGTATTCCGGGGCCGCGCGAATGGATCCTGGCCGCGGTGCACAATCCGGTCTCGCGGTTTCTGACGCATCCGATCGTCGCGTCGGTGATCTTCGTCGGCGGGTTCTACGCGCTGTACATGGGCGGTATCTACGACGCGTCCGTCGATTCCCATGCGGCACATCTGATGATGAACCTGCACTTCCTACTCAGCGGCTATCTGTTCTATTGGGTGGTGATCGGCATCGATCCCAAGCCGCGTCAGGTGCAGCCGCTGACCAAGCTGGGCATGGTGTTCGGTTCGCTGCCCTTCCATGCCTTCTTCGGTATCGCGCTGATGAGCATGACCACGGTGATGGGCGGGTGGTTCTTCCGCAGCCTCGCCCTCGGCTGGAACAACGACCTGCTGGGTGATCAGCGTACGGGCGGTAGCCTTGCGTGGGCGAGCGGCGAGCTGCCGTTGGTGGTGGTGATGCTGGCATTGCTCATCCAATGGTCGCGCAGCGACGCGAAACTCGCCAAGCGGACCGACCGGGCCGCCGACCGTGACCACGACGCCGACCTGGCTGCCCACAACGCCATGTTCGCGGAACTGGCCAAGCGTGACCGAGGAATACGTCATTGA
- a CDS encoding threonine/serine dehydratase, which translates to MSERGTAVVENRHARRVYRSDVRAARRRMAGHVRQTPVFHTSIAGPNGPVPVTLKLEYLQHGGTFKVRGSFNALLESAGQTDQVVIASAGNAGIAAALASARLGKACTVVVPESAPHTKVAAMWSYGAEVLWHGTTYAEAYRYTSDLAAERGALQLHAYDLPAVVAGAGVLGLELEEQVRGRPPVLTAVGGGGLVAGVAAALGRRQQVVGVEPEGIPTLNAALQAGRPVDVNVSSIAADSLGANRIGDIALDIARRYGVRSLLVTDDAIAAAREYLWREFRIVVELAGATALAAVQSGAYVPAVGERPVIVLCGANTDLAVL; encoded by the coding sequence GTGAGTGAGCGGGGTACCGCGGTGGTGGAGAACAGGCACGCCCGTCGAGTGTATCGATCCGATGTGCGCGCGGCCCGCAGACGGATGGCCGGACACGTGCGCCAGACGCCGGTCTTCCACACCTCGATCGCGGGACCGAACGGGCCGGTACCGGTCACACTGAAGCTCGAATACCTCCAGCACGGTGGGACATTCAAGGTGCGCGGTAGCTTCAACGCGCTGCTGGAGTCGGCCGGGCAGACCGATCAGGTGGTCATCGCCTCTGCCGGGAATGCCGGAATCGCGGCCGCGCTGGCCTCGGCCCGGCTCGGCAAGGCGTGCACCGTGGTGGTTCCGGAGTCGGCCCCGCATACCAAGGTGGCCGCGATGTGGTCCTACGGGGCCGAAGTGCTGTGGCATGGAACGACCTACGCCGAGGCCTACCGGTACACGAGCGACCTCGCCGCCGAACGGGGCGCGCTGCAGTTGCATGCCTACGACCTGCCCGCGGTGGTCGCCGGTGCGGGCGTGCTCGGGTTGGAGCTGGAGGAGCAGGTGCGCGGGCGGCCGCCGGTGTTGACCGCCGTCGGCGGTGGCGGGCTGGTCGCCGGGGTCGCGGCGGCGCTGGGGCGGCGCCAGCAGGTGGTCGGGGTCGAGCCGGAGGGCATTCCGACGCTCAATGCCGCGTTGCAGGCGGGCCGGCCGGTGGATGTGAATGTCTCCAGCATCGCGGCGGATTCGTTGGGCGCCAACCGGATCGGCGATATCGCGCTGGATATCGCGCGGCGTTATGGTGTGCGGTCGCTGTTGGTGACCGATGACGCCATCGCGGCGGCTCGCGAATACCTGTGGCGAGAGTTCCGGATTGTGGTGGAGCTCGCGGGGGCGACCGCGTTGGCCGCCGTGCAGAGCGGTGCGTATGTGCCCGCCGTGGGGGAGCGTCCGGTGATCGTGCTGTGCGGTGCGAATACCGATTTGGCGGTTCTCTGA
- a CDS encoding single-stranded DNA-binding protein — protein sequence MYEAMATVIGNVVTHPVRRDLTNGEQVVTFRMASNSRRFDVATGEWVDGGTLYLTVSCWRRLVLGVEASVRRGDPIIAHGQLRSHEYRSKDGVERRDLEMRATAIGPDLSRCTAEVVRRTASGGGSGPSTLARNSCDRSSTDDRARVDGEGPGEGATSLSSAPPRGTDPDPVNA from the coding sequence ATGTACGAGGCGATGGCGACCGTAATCGGCAATGTGGTGACCCATCCGGTCAGACGGGATCTGACCAATGGGGAGCAGGTGGTGACCTTTCGGATGGCGAGCAACTCCCGTCGGTTCGACGTCGCGACGGGTGAGTGGGTCGACGGCGGCACCCTGTACCTCACCGTCAGCTGCTGGCGCAGATTGGTGCTCGGCGTCGAGGCCTCCGTGCGTCGCGGCGATCCGATCATCGCCCACGGCCAGCTGCGCTCCCACGAGTACCGATCCAAGGACGGCGTCGAGCGTCGCGATCTCGAGATGCGGGCCACCGCGATCGGACCGGACCTGTCCCGCTGCACCGCGGAAGTCGTCCGGCGCACCGCTTCGGGCGGCGGATCCGGACCCAGTACCCTGGCACGGAATAGTTGTGACCGATCCAGCACTGATGATCGTGCACGCGTCGATGGCGAGGGGCCGGGAGAGGGCGCGACATCCCTGTCTTCCGCACCGCCCCGGGGCACTGATCCCGACCCCGTCAACGCTTGA